The sequence CAAGTCGAAGTGGGTGCTCCAGTAGCCTTGAAAGCAAAGGCGAAGGATTGACAATCCGACGATgccgagttcgattctcggtccggtttagtaatctcgacaccctgggcatagtttaTCCGTTGTACTCGTTACACAAGATAAATAttaatgcaatggcggacatagaaaaggTTTCAATTAACAAGTGAGGAAATGCTTAAagaaaactaagttgaaaaccAGGCAAAGTTTCAGTAGGAATccagagccattgaagaaaaataaatgTGTGCTCATGGCAAGCATGACATTTTTATGGGAAAAACCGactaaatatatgggaaaatgcatACTTTCCACTATAGGGGACCAGGGGGCATTATGAACACCTGGGGTAAattggacacccccaatattcttgttaattcaatcatttttgtACTTCCAATGTAGTGAACTCTATAATCCTTTCATAAACAACTAATTTATAGCGTAGAAGTCATTGTTTTATCTTCTTAGCgcataaatttgacaaaaaagttaAAATGTCTGGttaaaaatgattaaaaattataagtttCACCTCCCATAAAATAAGCTTTACTTTACCATAGAGGATGATTTCTCAATTATTGATCATCCCACAGCAAAATTCTGTTATTTACAGTGCTCTGGCATGTATTTGTGACAAGTTTCcttgatttttacaaaattttcaacagtttttaAATATGTCCACCTATTGGGGCAAACTGAACACTATATATGGGGGTAGAACTGAcaccttaaaaattaaaaacataaccTCAAACTCATCGAACTAGGCTTTCATATCGTGTTAATTTCGTGTTATTATGGTGCGGAATTATAAATCGCTATAAAAGTTCCAGTACATTACATATATACAATAGAAGCATATATatactatagacactataggttccatagacgagctgagacgaaggcgagtgtagccaacgGATGTTGATGATCCAAACACAATTTTATGTGTCTCATACAAAAACATGACAGGAAGATGAACAAATTGGgtaatatttttgttgtatGATCCATAAAATGGGTTACGATGGCATATAATCACGAGTAAgataattttcttcatattttataaGGGTGTCTATACTGCCCCATGGGGGTGTCCAATCTGCCCCGCTACCTTCCCGAGAGTATTAAAAATTaactatcacaaaatcgtcctatttgattaaaattgccTTATTTTCAATACGATTCAAAACAGAACTGGTAGTTAACGAGTAATAGTATCATGTAACTGCTAGAAATCCgaattatattcaatttaaatcaccTAATATTGAATAACACCTTAGGGTGTCCATATTGCCCCTTGTTCCCCTATTTAGTTATTGTAGCGCTGTAGTTATTCAATCCCGTTCATTAATAGTGACATTTTACTTTTTTACGAAGAGGCTCCTGTTGTTACAATAACTAAGTATGTAAAGTGGCTTTTTGTGACAAAGTCTACATGCCCAGCTCCATACACGATTTGGCGCGAAATGGTTCTATTGTTCCGGAAACTTCAAGTagtcagagtgtatgtaattaagagtggcgacatgtgccgcatttgacaggtctcctgctcgtttggaacacgattttgtatgggaatgacagatgaattttgttccaattctgacagcgtcgacactcttaattacatacactcattggcgtaaataaggggggggcggagggggcctggccccctccagacctacttatgccccccccagaaaattttgaaaagtaattccaacttagtcagtttttatttcatttacatatttcctacatatttcttaattttgattatgaattctataaacatattttttgttgcgttatcacatctatgaccatttgttcagcaaagcatcgaaatatttaagttggacccccgggaacattttctggatttttaagctaaaatcaatgccgcttctaatccagttgctagcttaaaataataaatttgttctgcatttgtttgactagtatcctggtcgcagaaacataaaaacataattgtattaagatataaatatttctgttctattaaactaccatccgcttcaaaaaagactgaagcaactacatacATCAAAAttagcacatgtacacaaatccggtcaatgaaatttcgaacgaccattctttcgaaaatcttcgagttaatcgcaatTTATGCCGCAAaccagttgatcaaattcctgtggagctttttgctctcgctatataattctggcacagaaagatataaaattataaaacttaagaatctttgttacaatcaacaacgcattccattgaaagtgaaaaatcaacaacgcattccattgaaagtattaggacaaaacttaggcaaccttcgcactcacaacagagattgcattaaagaaatatttttataatcctcaaaagatcttgttccatttaattttttggtggtttcataaggatcatcggaaaactcttttgtgcctgctttagttagaatttgttttttaggataaaaaaaaaagatttagaaaccagttcgtatcagaaaacatttcttttgcagtacaattcagatcgatttggttgcttctcaaaccataataaagcctcttcctaacgtcagtaactacaaaaaccctatgttattctggaatttgatttatgactcataatattatgactcatggaatttatgactcataaaaaacactttaggattccaaatttgtgttcatcggtacttaactatttcagcacatagcatacattttggaattgcatgaatactcatattgattatgacaaaatttcgtggaatttattccacatctaaagagtttcaaaaaaatcgagatctttatgcattaagtaattatggaaatgcttgaaaactttcagaaatatactcatatcgaatttcatttatagataattcgaagaagattcttgaatcttagattacacacttatccacatttagtaacatggagaagacaagttgacatagacacagcgttttgaagcaatcacagcatcattggaaatcaattgtattattcgcgattttttatgttagttctaggacgaatgagcgataaacttagtcaaacaatttctattgcaatccatgcgcacagtgctttaaatcgcctttgaaaattacatcccactaGCTGGTGccatgcccccccccccccctagatcgagactctagttacgcctatgcatACACTCTGCAAGTAGTGATTCAACGCTTGGCGTGAAACATTGTGATCAATCGCAGCTCTATGTTTGATGAACCATCGCGATTTACGGTTCATAACATGCTGATTACCGACACATTTGTAACAACGAACGTTTATATGTTTCTTTAATTAACTATTCTACACTTGATCTGAACCCGTGAGAATCCAATTTCAAATGTACCTGACGCTTTCTGAGGTACGCACCTCCAAAAGCAAGATGCAAATTTTCATCTTTGCGTTGCAGCATGCATAAAAAGTGATTTTCATACTTAATGATCACATAATACTTGAGATTTGTGCCTTCAAAACGCGAGATGAGTGTTTTTGCGGCCATTTTTGGACCCTGCCGTGAttgtttattttcttcctttattaAGATGATTCTTCTGCCGTGATTGTTataatttcataaaaatcacgTAGCTTGTTTATGTGAATGGaaataaaactttaattttAAGTTATgactctcgcttaactttccaaaaggacctaagtaacattttttcatgaattaatttgaatagcgcaatcaacagaacaacatgaaagctattgattgcagtattcaaataattcatgaaaaaatgttacttaggtccttttgaaaagttaagcgaggaTTCATATCATCATCgattctcttcttcttcttcattggcattacatcccccactgggacattgccgcctcgttcatcaagcacttccacagttattaaggggccgtacactaattacgaaagcattttttctggatttttcaaccccccacccccatgtaagatttttcccatacaaatcattttttatttatatggaacgtaattagtgtacgacccctaactgAGACGTTACTAAGCCCAGTTACCAtctgcattcgtacatcatgaagctaacacgatgatacttttatgcccagggaagtcgagacaatttccaaaccggaaattgcctagaccagcaccgggaatcgaacccagccaccctcagcatggtcttgcttggtagccacgcatcttaccgtacggctaaggagagcccacATCGATTCTCATGTTACCCCAATTTGTGAGTAGGTTTAATTAACATTGTTTTGCATAAACTAATGTAATTATGAGAAAATTAAATACccttaatattcaaataattgATAACTGAGTATATAACCGTTGACAGTTAGCAAAATAAGACATCATATATAGGCTAAATCCTTATTTATGATGTCACGATTCTTATAACTTCTAGcacatttattaatttttttttctgtgttctATTTCAAAAACAGCTTGATCATCAATTAAATAGGCTTCCATGCGGAGCTAAAAAATCAACAAGCGATTGCATTTTCTTTTTAATACAAGCATTGCAAATTCCACCCAGTTGATGAAATCACCCCATCCTCCCCTATCACCTAGATTGCATTTatcttaatttttaaatttctaataaATTTAACACACCAGAACACAACATTTTGTAAtgattagaaattaaaaaagattttattattatttaatttagTTTTAGTGAGAATTGTAAGAAGGAATTTAAGTGTTATTCTTTTTATAATCGTTGTGTTTTTACCGGATTTATTGCGAAGAAGTCAATCGATTAAAAATTACTCGATTATTGAGCTTAATAATTGATTAATCTATCAATAATCGGACTTCTGTATGAATACGCAATATTGCAATTGTATTTAAATTTGCATTATTCATGTTAGATAATAAAttgattctgaaaaaaaatcaaggcgCGCCGCATTACAACCAACTTACCGCTTCTTTGTCAATGAGCTTCCTCTTCAGATCATATGTTTGTGCTGCCCAGTCTCTAGCTACGGCTTCATCGTCGACGATGATGAGATTATCAAAAAGTATATCACTAGACATGGACCACAATTCAATACCGATAGCGGCCTACAAAAAAGACAAATGGTCAAGTTTTATTAGGCTTCTAGCTGGATTCACTTACAATTGTAGTCATTTTGAAGGGGTTCGTATCTTCGAAGAAATCGGGATTTGGTATCTGCCTTGGCGCCCACTTCCCTTGATAGTTGGGATTATCGATTAGAGGTGCACGCCATTTACCTTTGTAATTGGGATTCGAGATCAAAGGGGCCTTCCATAAGCCACATCCCACTGCCTTCTCACAAGCTGGATTGGCAACTAGCGGTGCTTCCCATTCACCATCCATCTCCACATCCCAATCTGCAGGTTTCTCCGCATTCGAATCGGGTATCATTTCTTCTGCATCATCGAGCCATCCCTCTGGTTTAGAAGCACTGGGATCTGGAATTTGCGGCGGTTCATCTTCATTCCAGTCGTCTGGCTTCTTTGCATCAGGGTCAGCAATTTTCTCCCGTTCGTCCCAATTTTCCGGTTTGAAGTCACTCGGATCATCGATTTCCTTTGGAGGATTTACCGGGGGTGTGAACTCGGTGAATAGAGATCCTTCATtaataattttatgatccacACGAATGACATAAGTATTATCGGGATGCACAACAAGTTGGTACAGATGCGGTTGCTTGTCCTTGAATGGGTCGTCCAGACGATCCCTAcaaaaaaagtgtgacgaacGAAGAATATGGAGTTGCATCATGCTGTAACAAGCATACATATAGTGATATAACTTACTTTGCTTTCCTGCAATGTTTCTCCGTGATGGTGCCGTTGATAGGATTAACATGGCGGAAAATGAAATGCAACTTGATATCATTGCCACATTTGTCTGGCCCGAACATAATCGTGTATGGCGTTTTGTCCCTGAACTAGAAAGGCAAAATTTGTATTTgcaataaataatataaattacaataatttttatattttattttgtaatacttggtgcaaaaaaaaaacaaaaagaaataacCCCATGGTCGGAAGGGCAAAATCAAGAATAGCGTGCTAATAATTGAATCTCCCGCCCATGGTGTTTGTGGAGCACCATCcaattttgcaccttctaacctttatcgaattgtttcaacaacaaaaagccaTATTTGGCACATCTTTATGATTCCActagactgcaaatataatcaatcaattaactattgatttatattcacacttttttttctcgtttgcaAACTAATTTTAGTTAtgatgccaaataacttttgttctggcatttttttcaaagatgattccttcctattgaaatctttgaaaaaagtcttgACCGCGAAAGGGTTAATAAAAATATTGACAGACGATAGAAGAGGCATAAATCTCGCAAATTGTTATAAGCCACGAAAATAAGTACATTTCAACCGGATACAAGAGTACGAAAAAACAGTCCAGCATCAGTTCATTACCGTAAAAACAATATACGTGAGAATgaattgcgagagttcggctatgtGCCTAGTTTAGTGATTGTGAACTTGGGCTCATAAGTACCCACCCGCTAAGCTGCGTAGAACGACCTGCCTAGCATACTGGGGTCGTGggttcaaaccccaccgaaggaagcggttacctccaatacatggTAATTATTATGCggtaaacatttaggatgggtgcaaaattgagaaaatgtaaatcgtgtaaaaacataATCCAGTGTAATACACTTcgattgaacaaaaaaaaataatcaaaaatacaAACCTGTTTAAGATCGGTGGTTTCTTTACCGGAAGAGAGAAGCTTAATGTACGAACCACCACACTCTTGACCATCTTGAAGATTAACCTCGTACTGCACAACCAGTGGCTTATCGGAGAACACAAACGGACGATTCAGCCGCGATGCAATAGCGGCGTGCTTGGCCTTTGATTTCAAAACAAGCCCCAAATCGTTTGGCAACAATGGCCTCTTTGGCAACTCCACATCCCATTCGCCGTCGTACTTGGCGATCTCGTCAGCGGTGTCATCTTTTTTCGCCTGAGATTTTATCCATTTAGAAGAGAAATGTTCCAGATTATCGAAGTGGTCAGCAAAATAGAATTTGGCCGGATCGGCATATGGGCTTTCGTATGAAAGATCGCTGGCAGGTGTGTTATCAGACGAGTTGTCCTCTTCCGTTTCCACCGTTACTCCATCATCGTCCGCATAGGTCAGTGTTGCCAGCAATAGAACCGTAGCTAACAGAAGAAAGCTCGTTGCTTTCTTCATTTTCATCtataacacaaaaaaaaagaatgtaTTTATATTAGATAAAACCCAGATAGAATCCaatcgttggtggtgcctttcttgcgcattataaaaatgagaaaaacacataagagaggttgTCCAACGATAGCTCAAAACGCGTTTGGAATGGAGTTTATTTCtcggattgaaaattaaacGTGACCGTCGTGTACAATGATTATTTATTAATCTCCTCTTTTCCGATACAGTGATGCCAGAACtccaatattattttaattacaccGAGAAAGTTTTCAGTTTAAAATTTATGTGTCTATTTTGCAGTTAATCCTCAGGTGTGCAAACAAGTCAAACTCGTTCATTCACCCCCGTTGAGTCGGCAGACTCAACTGAAGGCAACACAGCGATCTTTGTCACCGATCGCTTGAACTCCCCGGATCCAGTCTTGACGGTGACCACTCTAACTGCTCCATCTCGTCCTGGATGAGTCGCAATGATGCGACCGCGACGCCAATGTTGAGGTGGTAGATTTTCGTCTAGAAGCAACACCAAAGCACCGATTCTGTAGTTTTTGACGTTCCCGGTGTGCCATTTCTGTCTTGTCTGGAGATGGTGAAGGTACTCGGATGACCATCTTCCCCACAAGTGTTGCATCATCTGCTGAAGGTGTTCGTATCTGCTGAGTCTTCCTTCGTTTTCGTTGGTATAAGAGGGCTGAGGAAGTGCTATCGCTGACCGGCCGATGAGAAAATGGGATGGCGTTAAAATTGCAGTATCATTCGGGTCGTCCGAGAGCGGGCACAATGGACGAGAATTTAATATTGCCTCAGTTTGTGCCAAGAACGTAATCATTTCCTCGTACGTTAGTCGTGTTTCGCCGATAACTCGTTTGAAGTGAAACTTCATAGATTTTACACCGGCTTCCCCCAAAGTGTGGACTTCGTGGGGGAATGAAATGCCAACGTATACCCTTCACTGAGCAAAACTCGGCCAGCTTCCGCTGATGTAATTCGTCTTCGAAAAGTTGTCGTAGAGCTGCTAATTCGTGGTTCGCTCCCACGAACGATGTACCGTTGTCCGAAAACACATCACTGGGCAATCCACGGCGGCTGGCAAAACGATGTAGGGCTGCGATGAAGTGTTCAGTTGTCAAGCTTGATACCAACTCCATGTGAATTGACTTAACTGCCATACAGATAAAAACCAGTACGTATGCCTTGTATGTCTTCGGACTTCTTGGGCTTAGTCTCAGCAAAAAGGGTCCCGCATAGTCAACACCCACCTTAGAAAATACAGGCGCCGGATTGACGCGTGATTCGGGTAGATTTCCATGAGTTGACTGCCCAGGACAGGACGATGTTTGGCGCAAAGTTGACACGATGCTATGATCTTCTTAATTTGCGTTTTGACACGCAGCGGCCAATAACGTTCACGTACGATAGCTAACAATCCGTTAGGGCCAACATGCGAATGCTCTTCGTGGAGTCTTCTTAGCAGAATTACCGTTATATGGTGCTTCTCAGGTAATAGCACCTGATGTTTCCCATCGTATGGGATGGCAGAATACTTGAGCCGGCCTCCGACTCGAATCAGTCCATCCTCTGCCACAAACGGTGCAAGGTTGCTGAGATTGTGGCGTTTGAGAGGCGTGTGTTGAAGGATGCGCAGAAGATCGCCAAATACCTCCTCCTGCAGGATACGTAGAATTGTTCTCTCGGCAACAAACATTTCATCTGCTGTTATCGGTGTGCTCAATAGTTGACTGCGTCTTGGAGTTATAAATCGCCGGACATATACCCAAGCTCGTATCATTTTGCGGTAGTGGCTTACCCTATTGAGTTGCACTTTGGATCGGGCACTAGTAGCTGTTAAAACCCTTACTTGCTTTAGCTCCGGTATAGCTGATTCATCCAGTGGGTCAGGAACGATTGTGTCTACAAGCGGTTGTGACAGCCATGGTGATCCGGTCCACCAAAGactgtttttcaacaaaccCTCCGGATACTCCCCTCTGGATATAATATCGGCTGGGTTGCATTCCGACCGCACATAATGCCATTGGTTGACATTCGTCATTTCTAAAATCGCTGCCACACGGTTGGCAACAAATACGTTCAATGCTGTCGGAGGTTTTTTAAGCCAACATAAAACAATCTGGGAATCACACCAATATTTCACCTCATCGAACTGAACATTCATCGATGATACTATTTTGTCTGCCAGTTCCACAAGTAGCCGTGCACCGCAGAGCTCTAATCTCGGGATCGTTAACGATTTCAAGGGCGCTACCCGTGATTTACTTGCTACTAGGCCAACGGTGACCGTTCCATCCTTGGCGATAGTCCTAATATACAGCACCGCTCCATACGCACGCAATGATGCATCTGAGAAGCCGTGTAATTCGACTCTTGCTGAACCTGCTGGTACCACCAGACGCCGCTTACGAATCTGGTTGACATACGATAGCTGTTCCTGGAATCTTCTCCAATTCTGCAACAACTCTTCAGGCAGTATTTCATCCCAGTCTAAACCCAGACGCCATAAATCTTGCATGAGCAACTTGGCCACAGTGATGGTGGGACCAATAAACCCAAGTGGGTCGAACAAACGTCCAATGTCCGACAAAACAGCTCGCTTCGTTATCGACATCCTATATTCTGATTGGTTAACGTGAAATCCGAAATAATCATCCGTTGGATTCCAGATGAGCCCCAATGCCTTGATGGTATTGTTTACACCAGTTTCTTGGAAGTTAACTTGTTTCTCATGTAGGTGTTCCGGAATCGCGTCAAGTACTTCAGCGCTATTAGAACAGAATTTATGGACTCCGAATCCACCCTTCGCTAGTAATGCTGAAAGCTGATGATAAATGGTGACAACATCTTCGATGGACTCTCCTCCCGTTAGGAAGTCATCAATATAGCTGTTATTCTCTATAATGTCCGCAGCTATAGGGAATTCTTGTCCTGCGTCCTTCGCCAACTGCAGGAGTACTCGTGTGGCGTGATGAGGTGAGCTTGCGACCCCATACGTCACCGTTTGAAGCTCAAAAGTTCTTTCTTCTCCATTGACGTTCCACcacaaaattctttggaagCGACAGTCTTCTGGAAACATTCGAATCTGGCGGTACATCTTGGGGATGTCCGCCGTCAAAACCACCTTGTGTGTACAGAATCGCAAGATTATCGTCAGAAGGTCACTCTGTACAGTAGGACCCACTGAAACTGCATCGTTGAGCGAAATACCTGATGTGGTTTTCGCTGACGCGTCAAATACAACGCGGGTTTTCGTAGTCGAACTGGTCGCCTTGTAGACTGCGTGATGTGGAATGTAGTATCCACTCAAATCTGCGCTTTGCACTTCCTTCATGTGTCCTAGTTGTTCATATTCGGCCATGAATTGTTCATATTGCTCACGCCTTTCCGGATTCCTATCCAACGCAGCCTTCAATCGATCGAAGCGTTTCTTAGCAAGTTTGTAGGATTCACCAAGCTTATCCTTGAGTTCGTTGAAAGGTAGTCGTACTTGATAACGACCCTGCTCATCCCGAGTATGGGTTTGGTTGAAATGTTCTTCCACATCAGCCTCCGTTTTAGTGAACAGATCCTTTGTTGGAACGGATTCGACTTCCCAAAACCTTGTTAGTGTTTGGTTGAGTTCATCAAAACGATTGAATTGACAGACACGAGAGAGTTGTTTCGACCTTCGTGTATGAACTGAACCCCCTACAACCCAGCCCAGCTGAGTCTCCACCAATACTGCAGAACTATTTCCAAGTTTTACTCGACCGCCCTTTAAGAGGTCAAAGAATATTTCATTTCCAAGAATCAGGTCGATTTCTCCTGGAGTGTAGAACGAGGGGTCAGCTAGCGGTAAAGTGGATGGCAGAGACAAGGTGGTAACATTTATTTCAACAGCTGGTATGTTGGACGTGACTCAGGGTACAACCAAAAGTCTAAATCGTATTGCAGATGGGTACCGAAACGAGGATGGATCGTAGTTGACACCAGATATTTGACGTTGGTTTGAATATCATTTAGACCATTGATCAGGAGATCAATTCGTTCCATTTTAATTTAAGCTGTCTGGCCAACCTTTCCGTAATAATGTGGCTATCAGAGCCGGAATCTAGCAAGGCTCGAGATTTGATGATACTTCCTCCGTTGCCTATCACCAAAACTTCCGCTGTAGATAGCAGCACATGCCTCTTGACTGTTGTGGTGTGACCGCACAACGTACTAGCACTCTGTGGATCTGGAACGTTCGCGTCTTTGAGCTGAGACCGATCCGGTGCAGGCTGCCGCAGAGTGTTCTGATCTGCATCCTTCGTCGTATTCGTAGTACTGGAACCAACCGCGTTGCTACTAGAGTGTAATAAACTATGGTGTTTACGGCCACAACCTTGAGCCTTGCAGACTTGGTCCGAAGGACAATCAATGACACGGTGATTTCCCTTCAAGCAATTGTAGCACAGATTTGATTTCACAACTATAGCCTTCCGCTCCGATATGGACTGGTTTTGAAACTGCTGAGGTCCTTGGTGTTGTGAGTGACTAGTCCGCACCAGAACACGTCCCcgttcccgaaggaattcaatAAACTCACTAAAAACGGGTAAGTCTCCTGACCCTAACTGCAATTCCCATTGCTCTTGAGATTCTCTATCCAACTTTTTGTACAACACATTGACAAGGAACAGCTCGGCCAGTCCCTCGACCTTGAATCCATGGCCGCTCAGAGCTTCCGTGTGTTTGGTGGAAATATCAACAAGTTTAGTAATAGACTTACCTCGGTTGTCTTTGGTTACCATAGGGATGTCGAGGATAGCATCAATATGCGTATCCATAATCAAACGCTTATCTTCGTATGCGTTCTCCAGTATGTTCCAGGCAAGGTTATAGTCATTACTGTTGATGACTTCTTGATCAATTTTATCTTTTGCATCTCCATCTAGTGAATTCCTCAGATGCAGAATTTTCATTGCAGGAGTTTCCTGTGGATATTTACTCATTATGCTTTGGAATAGGCTTTTAAAGCTGTACCAATTCACAGGATCTCCATTGAATCGAGGGAACGGGGCGTGTAGTTGTGGCGCTGGAGCTTGAACATACACCGGTTGCGGTGCGGCTAGTGCCACTGCACTGGGTGGTTTCGATTCTGATTCACTCTTCTTCGCTATTTTCGTCTGCAAGATAACATACAGCTGGTCAtgcattctttcaaatttcatgTACTCCTGTCGATGTTCATCGCGAGTCTCTTTCGGAACGATCATAGATATTTCGGAATGTATTTTCTCATATTCATCCGAGCATCTTCGCAGTGTATCCAAATGCAGCCGTAGAAGGTGAATGTTGACATCTTCCG comes from Armigeres subalbatus isolate Guangzhou_Male chromosome 2, GZ_Asu_2, whole genome shotgun sequence and encodes:
- the LOC134211847 gene encoding calnexin-like isoform X2 is translated as MKMKKATSFLLLATVLLLATLTYADDDGVTVETEEDNSSDNTPASDLSYESPYADPAKFYFADHFDNLEHFSSKWIKSQAKKDDTADEIAKYDGEWDVELPKRPLLPNDLGLVLKSKAKHAAIASRLNRPFVFSDKPLVVQYEVNLQDGQECGGSYIKLLSSGKETTDLKQFRDKTPYTIMFGPDKCGNDIKLHFIFRHVNPINGTITEKHCRKAKDRLDDPFKDKQPHLYQLVVHPDNTYVIRVDHKIINEGSLFTEFTPPVNPPKEIDDPSDFKPENWDEREKIADPDAKKPDDWNEDEPPQIPDPSASKPEGWLDDAEEMIPDSNAEKPADWDVEMDGEWEAPLVANPACEKAVGCGLWKAPLISNPNYKGKWRAPLIDNPNYQGKWAPRQIPNPDFFEDTNPFKMTTIAAIGIELWSMSSDILFDNLIIVDDEAVARDWAAQTYDLKRKLIDKEAETVVSRVMKFANENPWMWAVLVVVVGLPLAIFIYLACSSKSTPSSTARAKKTDEYVPDDNEVNEDTVKSKSNLNSNENDRLQSEAVDSENVENENYGEDEDEENEDEEVEEGVSEGKEAAEELHTDNSPKTKGAEGGVTKRKSRKE
- the LOC134211847 gene encoding calnexin-like isoform X1, whose product is MKMKKATSFLLLATVLLLATLTYADDDGVTVETEEDNSSDNTPASDLSYESPYADPAKFYFADHFDNLEHFSSKWIKSQAKKDDTADEIAKYDGEWDVELPKRPLLPNDLGLVLKSKAKHAAIASRLNRPFVFSDKPLVVQYEVNLQDGQECGGSYIKLLSSGKETTDLKQFRDKTPYTIMFGPDKCGNDIKLHFIFRHVNPINGTITEKHCRKAKDRLDDPFKDKQPHLYQLVVHPDNTYVIRVDHKIINEGSLFTEFTPPVNPPKEIDDPSDFKPENWDEREKIADPDAKKPDDWNEDEPPQIPDPSASKPEGWLDDAEEMIPDSNAEKPADWDVEMDGEWEAPLVANPACEKAVGCGLWKAPLISNPNYKGKWRAPLIDNPNYQGKWAPRQIPNPDFFEDTNPFKMTTIAAIGIELWSMSSDILFDNLIIVDDEAVARDWAAQTYDLKRKLIDKEANTLWERAMKYMGYKPGYWFAYFIYCSIPVIAYVWFLLKRRDKESTPSSTARAKKTDEYVPDDNEVNEDTVKSKSNLNSNENDRLQSEAVDSENVENENYGEDEDEENEDEEVEEGVSEGKEAAEELHTDNSPKTKGAEGGVTKRKSRKE